The DNA window CAGCCCCCGGGGCGGGGGGCCCGATGCACACCCCATCCTGGCTGCGGATGGGCACCCGGAGCCAGGCTCCGATGGgcaccctgtgccaggcactgcctagcctcctccttcccagcctgGCCCATGGGTCCCCTGCACCCCTTCCCCAGAGATGGCTCCTAGGGATGAAGGGGGCAGGCTGGGTTGCTGGTGTCCCATCAGGATGTAGCAGGATCTGTTTCCTCGGGGGCACAGACCTCTCTCCCCGTGAGgaccacacccacccacccccaaacctCCCCTTAGGGTGCTGTGAGATGAGAGGGGGTAAATCAGGGATGGGTCGTGGGGGAGGGTGAGGAGGGCAGTGGTGTCCTGATGcaaaagtggggagaggggaccctaatccttccctctcccattcACCCTGTATAATGAGACCCCGAGGACCTATCTCCCTGAAAGCGCCTTAAGcccagagggtggggaggaggttaTGTCGCTGACTCAGGGGCTCTTCCCTCCCTGGCTTCCCCTCTCCTCTGACCTTAGTTTGCTGCATCCATCCGTGGGTTTTGTCTATTTATTAAAAACGATGTGAGGACGAAGCCTCTGGCTTCTTTGCTGAGTGCTGCAGGGTCTCCAGAGAGGACTGGTTCTCTCTGCATCCCCGCAGCCCAGGACAAAGGTGGTGGTTGGAGGGAGCCCAGGGCGCCTGGCAGGGATACTGGTGACTTTTGTGACCAGGTCCTGGGGGCACGTGGGTGTGGTCTCAGAAGTGGGGGGAACACGGGGAAGGGACGGGGGGCTGTCCTAGGGGTAGTGGGCAAAAACTGGGAGACCCAGTCGAGGAATTTGCAGTTAGGGATATGACAGGGTATAACTGTTTCCTCCCTATAGTCAGGATGGGAATAGAGCTTTTTCACTGCACAAGGAAGGGTTGAAGTTAGAGAAGGAGAGGGGCTCCCCGCGGAgaggtgggagaaggaggggctTATTTCACTGCCTTTCCCATGATATGGGGCCCAACGGGTAACCACTTGATGGGAGGGGGTTGTCGTTCCATTTGGAGTTCAGAGAACTGGGCATTCTCCAGATCTTTCCAGGTCTCTCTGGTGAGGCAGCAGCCATCCCCAATGTGTTTCCAGGTGGGCTCTAAAACCTGCTGCCACAGGAAGGCCCAGCTTCCACGTGGCTCAGCCACGTGCTCCCAGAAAAAAAACATTCCTccctgggagagaagagagagcgTCACTTACCTGCTCCATTCTGCAATCTTCCTCTACTCTCACCTCCATCCCGCTGACCAAGCCTGGTCAAAACCTCTTGGTGGAGTGGGAGGTGCTGGCCTGCGAGTTTAGGGAGATCGTCCGGCTCTGTGACCTTCTCTGCATCCCCCGGCTCTTACCCCCCAACTCAAAGTGAGTGTGAAGAGCCTCCTGTGACCTAGGGGCCATGACTGGTGAGAGATTTTTAAACAATGACCCGAAGGCCAGCGTAGCCGAGGGCAGAcagatggggaggtggggaacCAGGAGCAGAGATCTCATTGGATACAGAGATGCTCGCGCTGAGCCCTCTCCCGAGACCAAGACGCCTGCATCCCAGACATCTCAGCCAGCATCCCACGGAAGGGTGCACTGGGCTCCTGAGTAAGCTGGGGTTCCTCCAGCTCTTTCCTCCTCACTGTACCCTCCCTAGGTGATCTCATGcacccaaaacaacaacaacaaaacaaccaaaaGTTATACGTAACTGTTAACGTTAATGAATTAAAACCTTCCAGAAAGCATGAATCTAAAAGGAAATGTCCAATAGGTGATACAAGCCAGATATTCTACGGCCTTTCCTGTTTCGGTCTCAAATTCCAATGCGCTTGGAATTTACCAGCTACAAGCTGATGACTTCCAAATCTAAATCTGCAGGCTACATCTTTTTCTGACCTCCAGATCTGGACTTAAAAGTGCCTCTGGGTTTTCTGCCTGGCTGTCTCCATGGCACCACAGACCTAACAAGTCCAAAACACGTTTCTTTTATCTTGCAAATGGCACTTCTCTCtaccctccctcactccctccacaAGTCGCTCACGCCAGAAACCTGGAAATCATCCTAAACTCCTTTCTGTCCACACCCAGTTCCAAACTTTATGGATTCCACTACTCCAATATCTCTACTTAGAACACTCTTTTGTTTCCGccactccctccaccccctgcttAACCCCTCAGATCTCAGTTTAAACACCACATCCCTAGGTGTCCTtcacccctctttccccctttgtTAGGTGGATCACCTGTGTGATTCCACAGCACCCTATCCTGCCCCATCCAGGCCCTGGTCATATCTCCTGTTCACcagcaggtggggctgggtggaTGTCTAATGCACTGGTGCCTGAGATTCCCCATCCTGGGTGCCCTGGACACCGGGGTGTCTGATGCTACGTTTGTTGCCCCGTGCCATACACTTCCCATTCTGCTCACCGGCCTCAGTACTCTCCGAACTTCCTGCAGGACCCTCTTTGGGCTCTGCACCGAGCACAGCACCAAGGTGCTGACCACCACGTCCATGGAGCCACTGGCCAGCTGTTTCATGTCCTCTCCGAAAGCCACCACAAACCGTTCATATTCAAGATGCCTATTCTTGGCCATACTCTTTGTCAGGAACTTCTCAAAGTGAGGGTTCGGGTCCAGGCAGGTGATCCTGCAGCCACGTGGGTAGAACTGGAAGTTGGCGCCAGTGCCACAGCCCAGCTCCAGCAGGGCCACCTTCCCCGAGGCTCCTGCCAGCCCCTTTATCTGGCTGAAGAGCTCCTGTTTCTTGCTGTCCATCTTGCGGTTGCAGTTGACTGTCAGCATGGCCATGAGGTAGGGGAAATAGGTCTTGCACAGGGGCTCCCAGAAACCCAGCAGAGCCATGAGGTGCAGGGGCAGGGTCAGGATTAGCACCAGCAGCTGCAGGAGTCGGACCAGGGTGTCCATGGTAGCCTGGCTCTGAGTGGAGCTTCCCTTGGGTGGCTGGCCTGTCTCTCTGCTCCGCCGCTGCAGACTCGAGTCTCCTTTCGCCCAGTGATAGGACTTTGTTCCCTGTCTCCTACTTGGCCGTTTCCTCTTTGCCGGGGAGGAGTTGATGTATGAAATCTCTCCAGAGGGCGCCGGTCCCAAAATCCCGTAGGCTCTTCAACCAATTTTATTACGTGGGGGCGAAGAAACAGGTGGTGCCAGTGTGTCCTGAGTTCTGGGGCGCTGTGCCCAGTTGAAGAGGCTGGTGTGTGCTGATCATCTCAGAGGGAcgcgggaagggggaggggagctaCGTCTCGGAGCACAGCTTCATGGGGGCCAAATGCCCCGGCAGAGCAGACTCCTGCAGCATGTCCCGGCCTCATTCCGGGCTCAGGTTCTGCTCAGTTTATGCAAGTTGGAAATTCTGGTTGGGTGCCCCTGGAACACCCCCagggctttgtaaactgtaacaTGCCTCTGCCCCAGATAGAAGCCAAACACAGAGAAGGATGTGTCAACCCCAGGGGGGCGGTCACAAAACTTCTCTGCTGGGCAGCAGCACAGGGGCTGCCCTGGCTCCAGCGGCGCCGTGTGGGAGACACTTTCCTGAAATAGCTCATCCCTGCCTGACTCAGGAATTGTCCCAGACCTTATCCCTCAGCCCCGCGCTGGCCGGGGCACAGTGGGTTTGACCGGCAGGACGGACGGAGGCAGTGGACTTGGACAGAGCACCCGCCCCAACCAGGGACTTTGTTTAAAGTCGTCCTCCCCCAGAGGCCACCAATGACCCTGGAAAATGCTCCTCGTGAGACTTGAGGCTATTGGACTTTCCCTCTTGTAGAGAGCCCATGCGTAGTGGCTGAAGGAAGTTTtgtttagagaaaagaaaatcaacattcattttattgttgagtggtattccattttatggagttaccataaattatttatccatccagctgttgacggacatttggaTTGTGTCCAGTTTTTGTCTATTACAAATAGAACTGCTATGAACGTTTATGTCCAtgtctttgtgtggatatatgctTATATTTCCTGTGTGTAAACACCTGCATGTGGAATggctatttattcatttatttaaaatgtgtaattattcttttgttttggtggtatcatttaatttttttttcttctttttttttttttggttgtagtaaaatgcacataacaaaACTTACCATCttcaccattttaagtgtacaattcagtggtattaaatatattaacactGTTGTGGACCCATCACCGCCATCCACCCCCATAATTCTTCTTATCTtgtaaaattgaaactctgtatccGTTAAACAGTAACTTtccattctctcctccccccacaagcccctggcaaccaccatcatactttctgtctttgtgattCTATGTGACTGCTctaagtacctcatgtaagtgaagtcatatggtatttatcttcctgtgactagcttatttcacttagcataataataataatattttgttatatgtatacaccacatttgcttatccattcatctatcaatggacacttgggtttcttccatgttttagctactgtcaataatgctgctatgggggacttccctggtggtccagtggttaagactccgtgctttcaaTGCTGGGGtcgggggtttgatccctggtcggggaactaagatctcacatatggtgcagccaaaagacaaaaaaaaaacggGTGTACAAATACCCCTTTGGGACcctccctgctttcaattcttttcaagggcatatacccagaagtggaa is part of the Phocoena sinus isolate mPhoSin1 chromosome 10, mPhoSin1.pri, whole genome shotgun sequence genome and encodes:
- the METTL7B gene encoding methyltransferase-like protein 7B isoform X1; this translates as MDTLVRLLQLLVLILTLPLHLMALLGFWEPLCKTYFPYLMAMLTVNCNRKMDSKKQELFSQIKGLAGASGKVALLELGCGTGANFQFYPRGCRITCLDPNPHFEKFLTKSMAKNRHLEYERFVVAFGEDMKQLASGSMDVVVSTLVLCSVQSPKRVLQEVRRVLRPGGMFFFWEHVAEPRGSWAFLWQQVLEPTWKHIGDGCCLTRETWKDLENAQFSELQMERQPPPIKWLPVGPHIMGKAVK
- the METTL7B gene encoding methyltransferase-like protein 7B isoform X2 produces the protein MDTLVRLLQLLVLILTLPLHLMALLGFWEPLCKTYFPYLMAMLTVNCNRKMDSKKQELFSQIKGLAGASGKVALLELGCGTGANFQFYPRGCRITCLDPNPHFEKFLTKSMAKNRHLEYERFVVAFGEDMKQLASGSMDVVVSTLVLCSVQSPKRVLQEVRRVLRPVTGGSSHSL